Proteins encoded in a region of the uncultured Sunxiuqinia sp. genome:
- a CDS encoding metallophosphoesterase family protein: MERRAFLKNSAFAGALGVITTNVAADNLSVKQPENEISSISELSFNKEGKFKILQLTDTHYIAGNPKSKRALNNVNQMLDLEKPDLVIHTGDVIFGKPAERSLHEILSPISERKIPFAVTLGNHDEEFDKTRDEMAEIISSMPYNINKNIKGITGSTNCILSLNSSKEEKTEWVFYLFDTNRKSTIDDIGGYGYINFDQIAWYRQQSQNFTKMNGGEPIPSLAFFHIPIIEYKTAACDDRTFLRGIRGEKVCSPKVNSGVFVSMKEMGDIKAISVGHDHDCDYAAYWNNMFLMYGRFSGCDTVYNNIKPNGARVFELTEGKDTFRSWIRLFGGEIIQVLQYPNDFIKKK, translated from the coding sequence ATGGAAAGAAGAGCTTTTCTAAAAAACTCAGCATTTGCCGGAGCTTTAGGGGTAATTACAACGAATGTTGCCGCCGATAACTTATCTGTAAAACAACCAGAGAACGAAATCTCTTCGATTTCAGAATTGTCGTTCAACAAAGAGGGCAAGTTTAAAATACTACAGTTAACCGATACGCACTATATTGCGGGAAATCCAAAATCGAAAAGGGCATTAAACAACGTCAATCAAATGTTGGATTTAGAAAAACCAGATTTAGTTATCCATACAGGCGATGTAATCTTCGGCAAACCTGCAGAACGTTCATTGCACGAAATTCTGTCGCCAATTTCAGAACGTAAAATCCCTTTTGCAGTAACGCTGGGAAATCACGATGAGGAATTTGATAAAACTCGCGATGAAATGGCTGAAATAATAAGCAGTATGCCCTACAATATCAATAAAAACATAAAAGGGATTACTGGATCAACGAATTGTATTCTTTCACTTAATTCTTCGAAAGAGGAGAAAACGGAATGGGTATTTTATCTTTTCGATACCAATCGCAAATCAACAATAGATGACATAGGAGGATACGGATACATTAATTTCGACCAAATAGCATGGTATCGACAACAAAGCCAGAATTTCACAAAGATGAATGGAGGCGAGCCCATTCCGTCACTGGCTTTTTTTCATATTCCGATAATTGAATACAAAACAGCGGCATGCGATGATCGAACTTTTTTAAGGGGCATAAGGGGTGAAAAAGTTTGTTCTCCCAAAGTAAACTCCGGAGTATTTGTATCGATGAAAGAGATGGGCGACATAAAAGCCATAAGTGTTGGACACGACCATGATTGTGATTATGCTGCTTACTGGAATAATATGTTCTTAATGTACGGGCGTTTCAGCGGATGCGATACCGTTTATAACAACATAAAACCCAATGGGGCCCGAGTTTTTGAATTAACAGAAGGAAAAGACACATTTCGTTCGTGGATTCGTTTGTTTGGTGGAGAAATTATTCAGGTTCTGCAATATCCGAACGACTTTATAAAGAAAAAGTAA